From a region of the Butyrivibrio sp. AE3004 genome:
- a CDS encoding Uma2 family endonuclease, with translation MDDKTMVQPDFMIVCDKEKIIKRKVYGAPDFIVEVLSPSSIDRDNMLKLIKYKDAGLKEYWIVDTKRQKILVYNFSEDFDLSVYRFNDVVPVGLYEGDCIVDFTPYWMRFLFCYKFTQAILFSNKLH, from the coding sequence ATGGATGACAAAACGATGGTTCAACCTGACTTCATGATTGTCTGCGACAAGGAAAAAATAATCAAACGTAAAGTATACGGTGCTCCTGACTTCATTGTTGAAGTACTCTCACCATCATCAATAGACAGAGACAATATGCTCAAGCTTATAAAATACAAAGACGCGGGGTTAAAAGAATATTGGATTGTTGATACCAAAAGGCAGAAAATCCTTGTCTATAATTTTAGTGAGGATTTCGATCTATCAGTCTATCGTTTCAATGACGTGGTTCCTGTGGGCTTATATGAGGGTGATTGCATAGTCGATTTCACCCCATATTGGATGAGATTTCTTTTCTGCTATAAATTCACGCAGGCTATTTTGTTCAGCAATAAGCTCCACTAA
- a CDS encoding flagellin N-terminal helical domain-containing protein, which produces MVIQHNLTAMNSNRMLGITTSTQGKSSEKLSSGYKINRAADDAAGLSISEKMRKQMRGLDRASTNADDGISSVQTAEGALTEVHDMLQRMNELAVQAANGTNSETDRTSIQDEIKQLTTEIDRVAQTTKFNETYLLKGDTGFHEKYMVAHDAGLEGTLADAGIKATFTMDIKDDTNVKIAGKDYHIYTDDDLISSIQGKIQDLADGTPEGGKVVIDGTEYVTGPDSSSGTETVFKFGEQEFTVDEIKSKVKDGSSVSVGDGGPQTAVDKTLDKNIHVSTAVAKVKDALVQANRIGVDAAHLKSVQVAVKLSDVSASKVQSEENISKLEGKKQVAVGGTFVFSISKSTAQVPKDLGLSLHVGSDADMTNKISITIQPMTAANLGIQNLTVSDSTGMAATYAIDAIEDALKQVSAQRSELGAVQNRLEHTIKNLDNVVENTTAAESRIRDTDMADEMVTYSKNNILAQAGQSMLAQANQSTQGVMSLLQG; this is translated from the coding sequence ATGGTTATCCAGCACAATCTTACGGCGATGAATTCTAATAGAATGCTCGGTATTACAACAAGTACTCAGGGCAAATCTTCAGAGAAACTTTCCTCAGGTTATAAAATAAATAGAGCAGCAGATGATGCAGCAGGTCTTTCAATTTCTGAGAAGATGAGAAAGCAGATGAGAGGCTTAGACAGAGCATCAACAAACGCAGACGATGGTATCAGTTCCGTACAGACAGCAGAAGGTGCACTTACAGAAGTACACGATATGCTTCAGAGAATGAACGAGCTGGCAGTACAGGCAGCTAACGGAACAAATAGTGAGACAGACCGTACATCCATCCAGGATGAGATCAAGCAGCTCACAACTGAGATCGACCGCGTAGCACAGACAACGAAATTTAACGAAACCTATCTTCTTAAAGGAGATACAGGATTTCATGAAAAATATATGGTAGCACATGATGCAGGTCTTGAAGGAACACTTGCAGATGCCGGTATCAAAGCTACATTCACAATGGATATCAAAGATGATACCAATGTAAAGATTGCAGGAAAAGACTATCACATTTATACAGATGATGACCTTATTTCAAGTATCCAGGGGAAAATTCAGGATTTAGCTGATGGTACACCTGAAGGTGGCAAGGTTGTTATCGACGGAACAGAATATGTAACAGGACCTGATTCCTCTTCCGGAACAGAAACAGTATTCAAATTCGGTGAGCAGGAATTTACAGTAGATGAGATAAAATCAAAGGTTAAGGACGGCTCCTCAGTAAGCGTAGGAGATGGCGGTCCTCAGACAGCTGTAGATAAGACTCTTGATAAGAATATTCACGTAAGTACAGCAGTTGCAAAGGTTAAGGATGCTCTTGTTCAGGCTAACAGAATTGGTGTAGATGCTGCACATCTTAAGTCGGTTCAGGTTGCTGTAAAGCTTTCCGATGTTTCCGCTTCTAAGGTTCAGAGTGAAGAGAACATATCAAAACTTGAAGGGAAAAAGCAGGTAGCGGTTGGCGGAACCTTCGTATTCAGTATCTCCAAGAGCACAGCACAGGTTCCCAAGGATCTCGGCCTTAGCCTTCATGTAGGATCTGATGCAGACATGACCAACAAGATTAGCATCACAATACAGCCTATGACAGCAGCTAACCTCGGTATTCAGAATCTTACAGTATCAGACAGCACAGGAATGGCAGCAACATATGCAATCGACGCTATAGAAGATGCACTTAAGCAGGTATCAGCACAGAGATCTGAACTCGGTGCCGTACAGAACAGACTTGAGCACACAATCAAGAACCTCGATAACGTAGTTGAAAATACAACAGCAGCTGAGTCCAGAATCCGTGACACAGATATGGCAGACGAGATGGTTACCTACAGCAAGAACAACATCCTTGCACAGGCAGGACAGTCAATGCTGGCTCAGGCAAACCAGAGCACACAGGGTGTTATGTCACTCCTTCAGGGCTAA
- a CDS encoding motility associated factor glycosyltransferase family protein, whose translation MLQKNEKIREMNFSAFKKRYGFRPQIDADEDKIYRMDIAQNGEPILFILGAAPGGRDLRMNSEYDPMYEAERWAEKFEFKNRRTTVLLLGFGAGYHLEALQKKIRPDTHFYIYEPQEDLFSFICAYIDITSLIDDRRIHLFVNDEQRGLYVNEAMMDIVTYNSETEGISTPFYASNAGFDESCEALAGIMCGQKNYQKKRGRISLKCRLYAWTHMRNAAILPAMREALPKDIPAVIVSAGPSLNKNVDDLKELKGRALIMCSDRALNVLNEHGIEPDVVLSAEPGKDPAFLNYPVAKHIPLLCSMQANSEAQKMFEGRCIYFHALHYEETLFGKKIEADLGGVDLGGNVSGACFVACEKLGIKTIILIGQDMAYLDGKHHADNSDSGGDDARNLTTIELPGINGGVVQSCGMWREFRDFFERRIKLNPELRVIDATEGGALIRGSEVMTLKAVSDELVAKGNTYNDAEELGEFLCKLPRAQSEEEYSEMCEKLNSWCDDLDMIVRNCEEIVTICNQLLKVSKYQDIRDNKNKKKLIRLDKLRAEIYSTTANALLEEYWVEDIYSIPDYTFMIRNNEEAIPVFENAISYYSHLPEDCGSLKEAILEAISENDR comes from the coding sequence ATGCTACAAAAAAACGAAAAAATAAGAGAGATGAATTTTTCTGCATTTAAAAAACGTTATGGCTTCAGACCGCAAATTGATGCGGATGAAGATAAAATATATAGGATGGATATTGCACAAAACGGTGAGCCTATCCTTTTTATTTTGGGAGCTGCTCCGGGTGGACGTGACCTTCGTATGAACAGTGAATACGATCCAATGTATGAGGCAGAGCGGTGGGCAGAGAAGTTTGAGTTTAAGAACAGAAGGACTACTGTTTTGCTCCTGGGATTTGGGGCAGGATATCATCTTGAGGCTCTTCAAAAAAAGATAAGACCGGATACGCATTTTTACATATATGAGCCGCAGGAAGATTTGTTTTCATTCATTTGTGCATATATAGATATTACATCATTGATTGATGATAGAAGAATTCATCTTTTTGTAAATGACGAGCAAAGAGGGCTATATGTAAATGAAGCCATGATGGATATTGTTACATATAATTCTGAGACAGAAGGTATTTCCACACCTTTTTATGCATCAAATGCAGGGTTTGATGAGAGCTGTGAAGCACTTGCCGGAATAATGTGCGGTCAAAAGAATTATCAGAAAAAAAGAGGCAGAATAAGTCTTAAGTGCAGGCTATATGCGTGGACTCATATGAGAAACGCTGCCATATTACCTGCAATGCGAGAGGCGCTGCCAAAGGATATCCCTGCGGTAATAGTATCAGCAGGTCCGTCACTAAATAAGAATGTGGATGATCTTAAGGAATTAAAGGGGCGGGCACTAATCATGTGTAGTGACCGTGCTTTAAACGTACTTAATGAACATGGAATCGAGCCTGATGTGGTATTATCAGCGGAACCCGGAAAGGATCCGGCTTTCCTTAACTATCCTGTTGCAAAGCACATACCGCTTCTTTGCTCTATGCAAGCTAACAGTGAAGCTCAGAAAATGTTTGAAGGAAGATGCATCTATTTCCATGCGCTTCATTATGAGGAGACCTTGTTTGGAAAGAAGATAGAGGCTGATCTTGGAGGTGTGGATTTAGGAGGAAACGTTTCGGGAGCATGTTTTGTTGCTTGTGAAAAGCTTGGAATAAAGACAATAATTCTGATAGGTCAGGACATGGCATATCTTGATGGAAAACACCATGCGGATAACTCTGATTCCGGAGGAGATGATGCAAGAAATCTTACAACAATAGAGCTTCCGGGTATTAATGGCGGTGTTGTGCAGTCCTGTGGGATGTGGAGAGAATTCAGGGACTTCTTTGAGAGAAGGATTAAGCTAAATCCTGAGCTAAGAGTGATAGATGCGACAGAAGGCGGGGCTCTTATAAGAGGCTCGGAAGTAATGACACTTAAGGCTGTTTCTGATGAGCTTGTTGCAAAAGGAAATACATACAATGATGCTGAGGAACTTGGAGAGTTTCTATGCAAGCTCCCCAGAGCACAATCAGAAGAGGAATATTCTGAGATGTGTGAAAAATTGAATTCCTGGTGTGATGATCTCGATATGATTGTAAGAAACTGTGAAGAAATCGTTACCATCTGTAATCAGCTGCTAAAAGTTAGCAAATATCAGGATATTAGGGACAATAAGAATAAAAAGAAGCTTATCAGATTGGATAAGCTCAGGGCAGAAATATATTCCACAACAGCTAATGCATTGCTGGAGGAATACTGGGTAGAAGATATTTACTCGATACCGGATTATACCTTTATGATAAGAAATAATGAAGAGGCAATCCCTGTTTTTGAAAATGCGATAAGTTATTATTCTCATCTGCCTGAGGATTGCGGAAGCCTTAAAGAGGCTATTTTGGAAGCTATTAGTGAAAATGACAGATGA
- a CDS encoding Uma2 family endonuclease, with amino-acid sequence MPLSNERKDYYTVEDFYNSVEEEFVELIDGHIYNMTAPNRIHQRISFNLSRKIADYIDSNKGDCEVYPAPFAVLLDETKDTIVEPDISVICDKNKLTDRGCTGAPDWIVEVVSPSNFSHDYIDKLNLYHQAGVREYWIVNPIDEKTTVYLLREEVSPKVYDFREIINVGIYDDLSICIKDLL; translated from the coding sequence ATGCCACTATCTAATGAACGAAAAGACTATTATACAGTTGAAGATTTTTATAACTCTGTTGAAGAGGAATTTGTGGAGCTTATAGATGGACATATATATAATATGACTGCTCCTAATAGAATTCATCAAAGGATATCTTTTAATTTATCAAGAAAGATAGCGGATTATATAGATTCAAATAAAGGTGATTGTGAGGTGTATCCTGCTCCCTTTGCCGTCCTTTTGGATGAGACGAAGGACACAATAGTAGAACCGGATATTAGTGTTATCTGCGATAAGAATAAGCTGACAGACAGGGGATGTACCGGTGCACCTGACTGGATTGTTGAGGTTGTTTCACCAAGTAACTTTTCACATGATTATATTGATAAGTTAAATCTATACCATCAGGCAGGGGTGCGTGAATACTGGATAGTAAACCCCATAGATGAAAAAACAACTGTATATCTGTTGCGTGAGGAAGTGAGCCCTAAAGTATATGATTTTAGAGAGATAATAAATGTTGGTATTTATGATGATTTATCGATATGCATAAAGGATTTACTGTGA
- a CDS encoding flagellin N-terminal helical domain-containing protein, giving the protein MVVQHNVTAMNANRMLGVTTGSQSKSAEKLSSGYQINRAADDAAGLSISEKMRKQIRGLDRASTNANDGVSSVQTAEGALTEVHDMLQRMNELAVQAANGTNSANDRTSIQNEIDQLTTEIDRVAETTKFNETYLLKGQTGFRQKFMAAHDAGLEGTLSDNLTKAGSDLSGGTATFTAEVKTDTDKKIAGKEYHIYEKSTDDISEMQKNITSDTESVTINGASYVKGTSSADGQSPVFKLGDEEFTVDEIKAKVVDGAKVAIKGFNDGKTRTAVDTNLDKNISVATAVNKMGAALLQANKIGVDAQSDDSKAVTQNKVAVRAFDKDGKNNDTASDTVKMTEGKFTFSIDKGTAQVAKDLGLQLHVGADADMTNKITVNVEAMTAKNLGVQNLNVVDNTGIAATYAIDAIEDAIKTVSAQRSALGAVQNRLEHTIKNVDNVVENTTAAESRIRDTDMANEMVTYSKNNILAQAGQSMLAQANQSNQGVLSLLG; this is encoded by the coding sequence ATGGTAGTACAACACAACGTCACAGCGATGAACGCTAACAGAATGCTCGGAGTAACAACTGGTTCACAGTCAAAGTCAGCCGAGAAACTCTCTTCAGGTTATCAGATTAACCGTGCAGCAGATGATGCAGCAGGTCTTTCAATTTCCGAAAAGATGAGAAAGCAGATCAGAGGTCTGGATCGTGCTTCAACGAACGCTAATGATGGTGTTAGTTCTGTACAGACAGCAGAAGGTGCACTCACAGAAGTACACGATATGCTGCAGAGAATGAATGAACTTGCAGTTCAGGCAGCTAACGGAACAAACAGCGCAAACGATCGTACATCCATCCAGAACGAGATCGATCAGTTGACAACCGAGATAGACCGCGTTGCTGAGACAACCAAGTTCAACGAGACTTATCTGTTAAAAGGTCAGACTGGATTTAGACAGAAATTCATGGCAGCACATGATGCTGGTCTTGAAGGAACGCTTTCTGATAACTTAACAAAGGCAGGTTCTGATTTGTCAGGTGGAACTGCTACATTTACTGCTGAAGTTAAAACTGATACAGATAAGAAGATTGCAGGAAAAGAGTATCATATTTATGAGAAGAGCACAGATGATATCTCTGAGATGCAAAAGAATATTACTTCTGATACAGAAAGTGTAACCATTAATGGTGCTTCTTATGTTAAAGGAACTTCTAGTGCAGATGGTCAGAGCCCTGTTTTCAAGCTTGGTGATGAAGAATTCACAGTAGATGAGATTAAGGCAAAGGTTGTTGATGGCGCTAAGGTTGCTATTAAGGGCTTCAATGATGGCAAGACACGTACAGCTGTAGATACTAATCTTGATAAGAACATTTCTGTTGCAACAGCAGTTAATAAGATGGGAGCAGCTCTTCTTCAGGCAAACAAGATTGGTGTTGATGCTCAAAGTGATGACTCTAAAGCTGTTACACAGAATAAGGTTGCAGTAAGAGCATTTGACAAAGATGGTAAGAATAATGATACCGCTTCAGATACTGTTAAGATGACAGAAGGTAAATTTACTTTCTCGATTGACAAAGGTACTGCTCAGGTTGCTAAGGATCTTGGCCTACAGCTCCATGTTGGTGCTGATGCTGATATGACCAATAAGATTACTGTTAACGTAGAAGCAATGACAGCTAAGAACCTCGGCGTACAGAACTTGAACGTAGTAGATAACACAGGTATTGCTGCAACATATGCAATCGATGCTATTGAAGATGCTATCAAGACAGTTTCTGCTCAGAGATCCGCACTTGGTGCTGTTCAGAACCGCTTAGAGCACACAATCAAGAACGTTGATAACGTAGTTGAGAATACCACAGCTGCTGAGTCCCGTATCCGTGATACAGACATGGCTAATGAGATGGTTACATACAGCAAGAATAACATTCTTGCTCAGGCTGGTCAGTCAATGCTTGCACAGGCTAACCAGAGTAACCAGGGTGTTCTTTCACTCCTCGGCTAA
- the fliW gene encoding flagellar assembly protein FliW encodes MKANTRLFGEVDIDDSKIITIPFGLVGFPQLQKFALLHDKDRPVGALWYLQSMDDPDFALPVIDPLTIKPEYNPQIVEDDVELLEPLTEKNLLILVTITVPEDIKNMTANLNAPILINSDTNKGAQIEIVWGKEEYVTKYPIYDYLKSKEN; translated from the coding sequence ATGAAAGCGAATACCAGATTATTCGGAGAAGTAGACATTGATGATTCAAAGATCATAACCATTCCGTTCGGACTTGTGGGATTTCCACAGCTGCAGAAATTTGCGCTTCTTCACGACAAGGACAGACCAGTGGGAGCCTTGTGGTATTTGCAATCAATGGACGATCCTGATTTTGCCCTTCCGGTTATAGATCCGCTTACCATTAAGCCGGAATACAATCCCCAGATAGTCGAGGATGATGTGGAGCTTCTGGAGCCCTTAACAGAAAAAAATCTCCTTATATTAGTAACAATTACTGTTCCTGAAGATATAAAGAATATGACCGCTAATCTAAATGCACCTATTCTTATCAATTCAGATACAAATAAAGGTGCCCAGATTGAGATAGTATGGGGAAAAGAAGAGTATGTGACTAAGTACCCGATTTATGATTATTTGAAAAGTAAGGAAAATTAG
- a CDS encoding flagellar protein FliT, with translation MGNKKVTESYLDMMEESLKEKIRVLEDIMKENEAQKEILESDVSFDEAGFDEAISRKGELIRRVENLNDGFESLYERVREELQNNKEKYKQKINTFQDLIRQITDLSSSIEAGEKRNRALAKSYFSSSKEQINTHRRSSQAALDYYLTMNKSKITPPQFYDTKN, from the coding sequence GTGGGGAATAAAAAAGTGACAGAGTCATATCTGGACATGATGGAAGAGAGCCTCAAGGAAAAAATAAGAGTACTTGAAGATATTATGAAGGAAAATGAGGCTCAAAAAGAAATACTTGAAAGTGACGTTTCGTTTGATGAAGCAGGATTTGATGAAGCAATTAGTCGCAAAGGCGAACTGATCAGGCGGGTTGAAAATCTAAATGACGGATTTGAAAGCTTGTATGAACGCGTAAGAGAAGAACTTCAGAATAACAAAGAAAAATACAAACAGAAAATAAATACATTTCAGGATCTGATCCGGCAGATAACGGATTTATCGAGTTCGATAGAAGCAGGCGAAAAGCGCAACAGAGCGCTCGCAAAGAGCTATTTTAGCTCATCAAAGGAACAGATAAATACACACCGGAGGTCCTCACAGGCAGCACTTGATTATTATCTTACGATGAACAAATCCAAGATTACACCGCCTCAGTTCTATGATACGAAGAACTAG
- the fliS gene encoding flagellar export chaperone FliS: MPVTRNPYAKQMNQYQNNKIQQAKPEELTLMLYDGAIKFCNIAIMGLENNDERKFTTYLLKVENIIDYLNNTLDMKYPVAKDFENVYNYLMKRLVEADLHREDALEIMNEVNKHIHTMRDTWVDAMKIARGQMPAPNTVPAGA, encoded by the coding sequence ATGCCGGTAACGAGAAATCCTTACGCAAAGCAAATGAATCAGTATCAGAATAATAAGATTCAGCAGGCAAAGCCTGAGGAGCTTACTTTGATGCTTTATGACGGAGCCATAAAATTCTGCAATATTGCAATTATGGGTCTTGAAAATAATGATGAAAGAAAATTCACAACCTATCTATTAAAGGTTGAGAACATAATAGATTATCTGAACAACACACTGGATATGAAGTATCCGGTTGCGAAAGATTTTGAAAATGTATACAACTATCTTATGAAGAGACTTGTTGAAGCAGATCTTCACAGAGAAGATGCTCTGGAAATCATGAATGAAGTGAATAAACATATTCATACCATGCGCGATACCTGGGTAGATGCTATGAAGATTGCAAGAGGCCAGATGCCTGCACCAAACACTGTTCCTGCGGGAGCGTAA
- the fliD gene encoding flagellar filament capping protein FliD: MTMRITGLASGLDTESIITELTKVQSNKVEKVKSDQKKHDMKMDKWKELNKKVVDFYNKTLSNLRFDSSYIKKTTEVSNSDAVSVVTNGTAMNSVQKMSVDKLASSAYMTGSKVTSKIGDGKAAQGTTLENLVGYGASAVEDNVKNKITLKFGPKPEVIDDDHPDPRESITIEIKGTETISDAISRLKDVKTKDGHGLNASYDATQGRVYIASNESGADAGFEIDLAASDMNVVNALGLDASNGANYIAGEDAKITLNGVEYTSNSNTFDINGLSITAKQQASDISLTTKDDTSGIYDMVKNFLKEYNDLVGEMHTLYNADDAKDYNILTKEQKDEMTDDEIEDWNKKIDEGLLSRDKTIFKVLNEMKKIMMNSYDFGEKEINKETGEEVEVKTSFWSFHIATAGYFEAEEADRIKWHIYGDEDDELSSSKEDKLKAKIEKDPDLVRQFFKSISTEMYGKLGDLMKSTEFSSAYTLYEDKQMKTQVDKYKKQLKTEQDKLGQMEDKYYDKFAQMEKAMTKLNEQTNSLAGMLGTG; this comes from the coding sequence ATGACCATGAGAATAACCGGACTTGCCTCCGGACTCGATACAGAAAGTATCATAACAGAGCTCACGAAGGTTCAGTCCAATAAAGTTGAAAAAGTAAAAAGCGATCAGAAAAAGCATGACATGAAGATGGATAAGTGGAAGGAACTCAACAAAAAGGTTGTGGACTTCTACAATAAGACACTGAGTAATCTTCGTTTTGATTCTAGTTATATTAAAAAGACCACAGAGGTTTCAAATTCCGATGCAGTTTCTGTTGTGACAAACGGAACTGCTATGAACAGCGTTCAGAAAATGTCTGTTGATAAGCTTGCAAGCAGTGCATACATGACAGGCAGTAAGGTGACCTCAAAAATTGGAGACGGTAAAGCTGCTCAGGGAACCACATTGGAAAATCTGGTTGGCTATGGCGCCAGCGCTGTAGAAGATAATGTAAAAAATAAGATCACGCTTAAGTTTGGCCCAAAGCCGGAAGTAATCGATGATGACCATCCGGATCCCAGAGAATCCATTACTATTGAAATAAAGGGAACGGAGACAATTTCTGACGCAATCTCGAGGCTTAAGGATGTTAAAACAAAGGACGGACATGGATTAAATGCCAGCTATGATGCGACTCAGGGGCGCGTATACATTGCTTCTAATGAATCAGGAGCTGATGCCGGTTTTGAGATTGACCTTGCAGCATCGGACATGAATGTTGTAAATGCACTTGGACTTGATGCTTCAAACGGTGCCAATTACATTGCAGGCGAAGATGCCAAGATTACACTTAATGGGGTAGAGTATACATCCAACAGTAACACCTTTGATATCAACGGCCTTTCAATCACGGCAAAGCAGCAGGCATCAGATATATCTCTTACGACAAAGGATGATACCAGCGGTATTTACGATATGGTAAAGAATTTCCTTAAGGAATATAACGACCTCGTCGGAGAGATGCATACGCTGTATAATGCCGATGATGCGAAGGATTATAACATCCTTACCAAGGAACAAAAGGATGAGATGACAGATGATGAGATAGAGGACTGGAACAAGAAGATTGATGAGGGTCTTCTCTCAAGAGATAAGACTATTTTCAAGGTCCTTAATGAAATGAAAAAAATCATGATGAATTCTTATGATTTTGGCGAAAAGGAGATAAATAAGGAAACCGGAGAAGAGGTTGAGGTTAAAACATCATTCTGGTCATTCCATATTGCAACAGCAGGATATTTTGAAGCTGAAGAAGCAGACAGAATAAAATGGCATATCTATGGCGATGAAGATGATGAACTTTCAAGCAGTAAGGAAGACAAGCTTAAGGCAAAAATCGAAAAGGATCCTGATCTTGTAAGACAATTCTTCAAGAGTATTTCTACAGAAATGTATGGAAAGCTCGGAGACCTTATGAAGTCAACGGAGTTTTCAAGTGCTTATACCTTATATGAAGATAAGCAGATGAAGACTCAGGTAGACAAATACAAGAAACAGCTTAAGACTGAGCAGGATAAACTGGGGCAGATGGAAGATAAATATTACGACAAATTTGCCCAGATGGAAAAAGCTATGACAAAGCTTAACGAGCAGACCAATTCCCTTGCAGGAATGCTTGGAACAGGTTGA
- a CDS encoding flagellar protein FlaG — protein MAMDAISKVGAITTNQIPEMQRAERVVNFSEGGVGQNQEKPDFALDTATSSAPATTAKAEPQENTSSNVPTRQERTEEQIEAENKRIKSAISEMNKKLISNSEAVFGIHEDTNRITIKIVDKTTRETIKELPPEKTLDMIAKAWELAGLMVDERG, from the coding sequence ATGGCTATGGATGCAATCAGTAAAGTAGGAGCAATAACTACAAATCAGATCCCTGAAATGCAGAGAGCAGAACGTGTTGTGAACTTCTCTGAAGGTGGAGTGGGACAGAATCAGGAAAAACCTGATTTTGCGCTGGATACCGCAACTAGTTCAGCCCCGGCAACCACTGCTAAGGCTGAGCCCCAGGAGAACACAAGCAGTAATGTTCCGACTCGTCAGGAGAGAACAGAAGAACAGATTGAAGCTGAGAACAAGCGCATCAAGAGTGCTATAAGTGAGATGAACAAAAAGCTCATCAGTAACTCTGAAGCTGTCTTTGGTATTCACGAGGATACAAACCGTATCACGATCAAGATCGTGGATAAGACAACCAGAGAGACAATTAAAGAGCTGCCACCCGAGAAAACTCTTGATATGATCGCTAAAGCTTGGGAACTGGCCGGACTTATGGTCGACGAAAGAGGCTAA
- the csrA gene encoding carbon storage regulator CsrA: MLALSRKKNESIIVNNNIEITILDIRGDQVKVGIAAPKEVPIYRKEVYLQIQEENKAATNTDGISALTDLLK, translated from the coding sequence ATGTTAGCATTATCCAGAAAAAAGAACGAGTCTATTATCGTCAATAACAATATAGAAATTACAATTTTAGACATCAGGGGTGATCAGGTGAAAGTGGGAATCGCCGCACCCAAGGAAGTACCGATTTATCGTAAAGAGGTATATCTTCAGATCCAGGAAGAGAACAAGGCAGCAACGAATACGGATGGAATTTCCGCACTTACGGACCTGCTCAAATAA
- the fliW gene encoding flagellar assembly protein FliW — MKLITRIFGEIEIEDSKIIEFPKGIIGFPDMTKFALMHDKDKDTNNIRWLQSLDDPVFAMPVMDPLYVKPGFNPVVQEESIKEILPLEDEDLLILVTVTVPQDITKMTVNLKGPIIINSGNCKACQIIIDDDDYPVKYPIYDYLQQQKEAAQK; from the coding sequence ATGAAATTAATAACCAGAATTTTCGGAGAGATTGAGATTGAAGACAGCAAGATCATAGAGTTTCCGAAGGGCATAATTGGTTTTCCGGACATGACTAAGTTTGCACTGATGCATGATAAGGACAAAGATACCAACAATATCAGGTGGTTACAATCTCTTGATGATCCGGTGTTTGCAATGCCGGTTATGGACCCGCTTTACGTAAAGCCGGGGTTCAATCCTGTTGTTCAGGAAGAGAGCATCAAGGAAATCCTGCCTCTTGAGGATGAGGACCTTCTGATTCTTGTAACGGTTACTGTTCCACAGGACATTACCAAGATGACCGTTAACCTTAAGGGACCTATAATTATTAATTCGGGTAACTGCAAGGCATGCCAGATCATTATTGACGATGATGATTATCCTGTTAAGTACCCTATTTATGACTATCTTCAGCAACAGAAGGAAGCTGCTCAGAAATAA